Proteins encoded together in one Carya illinoinensis cultivar Pawnee chromosome 3, C.illinoinensisPawnee_v1, whole genome shotgun sequence window:
- the LOC122304717 gene encoding uncharacterized protein LOC122304717: protein MYGEVIVASSRNGTVLSLISSKEDLQLATVLCYHLWGRINAYIFQDQFKSPKTITAMAQAEIAMLREINMQSKSRPEERTTTATLNQSWQPPEWPFFKVNFDAAYDKNLNRIGLGIVMRDSEGSLKPCLIASKEQVFSAAQAERAALQRAMDMCIEMGMNQVIFEGDAKAVIDAINSKNEDNSWHGQETEDLQQLLELHPAWRLSFAYRSANHAAHNATKEAIKETNEIVWLEDGPMVAKVFVLNDVSRLFTS, encoded by the coding sequence ATGTATGGGGAGGTGATAGTAGCAAGCTCAAGAAATGGAACAGTTCTTTCTCTGATTTCCAGCAAAGAGGATCTACAATTGGCTACAGTCCTATGCTACCATCTATGGGGCAGGATAAATGCCTATATCTTTCAAGACCAGTTTAAGAGTCCTAAAACCATCACAGCAATGGCTCAAGCTGAAATTGCAATGCTAAGGGAGATTAATATGCAAAGTAAGAGTAGACCAGAAGAGAGGACAACAACTGCAACTTTAAACCAATCTTGGCAACCACCTGAGTGgcctttttttaaagtaaattttgatgcagcaTATGACAAGAACTTGAATAGAATCGGGTTGGGAATTGTTATGAGAGACAGTGAAGGGAGCCTAAAACCGTGTTTAATAGCCTCAAAAGAACAGGTCTTCTCAGCTGCCCAAGCAGAAAGAGCAGCCCTGCAAAGGGCCATGGATATGTGCATTGAGATGGGCATGAACCAAGTTATTTTTGAAGGGGATGCCAAAGCAGTCATTGATGCAATTAACTcaaaaaatgaagataattcTTGGCATGGACAAGAGACAGAGGATCTACAACAACTGCTGGAGCTTCACCCGGCTTGGAGGTTATCTTTTGCATACAGGTCTGCTAATCATGCTGCTCACAATGCAACTAAGGAAGCCATTAAGGAAACTAATGAGATAGTGTGGCTAGAAGATGGACCCATGGTGGccaaagtttttgttttaaatgatgtATCTCGACTTTTTACCAGTTGA